In Deinococcus misasensis DSM 22328, a single window of DNA contains:
- a CDS encoding response regulator → MPHPNPHVLIVEDEQTVRNMLRRFLTLNHFEVCSAADFTEALSTLLDHSHFDVILLDVNFPGGTGLDLLPFIQKQFPHTPVIMVSAEQDADLIRSTLEQGAREFIQKPFNLEVLLNRMEHHMHQAS, encoded by the coding sequence ATGCCCCATCCCAACCCACACGTTCTGATCGTTGAAGATGAACAAACCGTCAGAAACATGCTGCGTCGTTTTCTGACCCTCAATCACTTTGAAGTGTGCTCTGCTGCAGACTTCACCGAAGCACTCAGCACCTTGCTGGACCACAGCCACTTTGATGTGATTTTGCTGGATGTGAATTTTCCCGGTGGCACTGGACTGGACCTCCTCCCCTTCATTCAGAAACAGTTTCCCCACACCCCCGTGATCATGGTCTCAGCAGAGCAGGATGCGGATTTGATTCGCAGCACTCTGGAACAGGGGGCCAGAGAATTCATCCAGAAACCGTTCAATCTGGAGGTTCTCTTGAATCGCATGGAACACCACATGCATCAGGCTTCCTGA
- a CDS encoding type IV pilus twitching motility protein PilT, with amino-acid sequence MQTIDELLTQCVHMGASDIHLRAKARPMVRIDGDMQRIGEEELQPDVVESYCKAMMIRPGMWDEFYTKRDADFAYGIPGVARFRVNAFWQRGTVGLIMRVVQNKDIPSFEDLGLNPTTFAELCSKERGLILVTGPTGSGKTTTLASMLDYINSTAPVNVVTLEDPIEVLHKDKMASFNQRELGLDTLSFAAGLRAAMRQDPDVILIGEMRDKETVEAALSAAQTGHLVFSTLHTLDAMRTVNRIIDFFAPHERGQIRMGLSESLVGIVSQRLLPRKNGGRVLGLEVMVGTPTIRECVKDEDKLEQIKDALMEGSQIGMHTFDQHLAKLVQEDLLTREAAIDAATSPHELKMMVDFF; translated from the coding sequence ATGCAAACCATTGACGAACTCCTGACCCAGTGTGTCCACATGGGGGCAAGCGACATCCACCTCAGAGCCAAAGCCCGTCCGATGGTCCGAATTGATGGAGACATGCAACGCATCGGAGAAGAAGAACTGCAACCCGATGTTGTGGAGTCCTACTGCAAAGCCATGATGATCCGACCAGGCATGTGGGATGAGTTTTACACCAAACGGGACGCTGATTTTGCTTATGGCATCCCCGGAGTGGCCCGATTTCGTGTCAATGCATTCTGGCAGCGCGGAACGGTGGGTCTGATCATGCGTGTGGTGCAGAACAAAGACATCCCGAGTTTTGAAGACCTCGGACTCAATCCGACCACTTTTGCTGAATTGTGCAGCAAAGAGCGTGGTTTGATTCTGGTGACCGGTCCCACTGGGTCAGGGAAAACCACCACTCTGGCCAGCATGCTGGATTACATCAATTCCACTGCACCTGTCAATGTGGTGACGCTTGAAGATCCCATCGAAGTGCTGCACAAAGACAAAATGGCCTCGTTCAACCAGAGAGAACTTGGCCTTGACACCCTGAGTTTTGCTGCGGGTCTTCGGGCCGCCATGCGTCAGGATCCCGATGTGATTCTGATTGGTGAGATGCGCGACAAGGAAACCGTGGAAGCTGCACTTTCTGCTGCCCAGACCGGACACCTCGTGTTCAGCACATTGCACACCCTGGATGCCATGCGAACGGTCAACCGCATCATTGACTTCTTTGCCCCCCATGAACGGGGTCAGATCCGCATGGGCCTTTCTGAATCTCTGGTGGGCATTGTCAGCCAGAGGTTGTTGCCTCGCAAAAATGGGGGTCGTGTGCTGGGTCTGGAAGTGATGGTGGGGACCCCAACCATCCGTGAGTGCGTCAAGGACGAAGACAAATTGGAGCAAATCAAAGATGCCCTGATGGAAGGCAGTCAGATTGGCATGCACACCTTTGACCAGCACCTCGCCAAACTGGTGCAGGAAGACCTGTTGACCAGAGAAGCTGCCATTGACGCGGCCACCAGTCCACACGAATTGAAAATGATGGTTGACTTCTTCTGA
- a CDS encoding EamA family transporter, with protein MTPHLKGILMVSVSAFGFATLGIFAKFSYQMQFSFQSTLAWRFGLSALILFLLMSLKKEWRLSAKQWPPALLLGLVGYATQATIYFLALQHLSAGLTALILYAYPAFVTLLEWAIERKVPTKTTLFALLMAFVGIVLTTQVEGKVSLLGIGLALLSGIWYAVYLMVSSRVIHNTHPVPTTAFLSLGAALAFVTWAILGSGFDVPDAMGEGLLLLGIATVATVIPVIGIFYGIQLLGTSQTAILSTLEPVFTLLLGFVLLKETLEPVQLLGGALVLISVITLQLRQAYLRSRAVKVS; from the coding sequence ATGACCCCACATCTGAAAGGCATCCTGATGGTGTCTGTTTCTGCTTTCGGATTTGCCACCCTTGGCATTTTTGCCAAGTTTTCCTACCAGATGCAGTTCAGCTTCCAGAGCACCCTGGCCTGGCGTTTCGGCCTGTCTGCCCTGATCCTTTTTCTGTTGATGTCCCTCAAAAAAGAATGGAGGCTTTCCGCCAAGCAATGGCCACCTGCTTTGCTGCTGGGACTGGTGGGATATGCCACACAGGCCACCATTTATTTCCTGGCTTTGCAGCACCTCAGCGCAGGACTGACCGCTTTGATTTTGTATGCTTACCCTGCTTTTGTGACTTTGCTGGAGTGGGCCATTGAAAGGAAAGTCCCCACCAAAACCACCCTTTTTGCTTTGTTGATGGCCTTTGTTGGCATTGTGCTCACCACACAGGTGGAAGGCAAAGTCAGTTTGCTGGGCATCGGTCTGGCACTGTTGTCAGGCATCTGGTACGCCGTCTACCTGATGGTCAGTTCCAGAGTGATTCACAACACCCATCCTGTTCCGACCACAGCTTTCTTGAGTCTGGGTGCTGCTCTGGCATTCGTCACATGGGCCATTTTGGGCTCTGGTTTCGATGTTCCAGATGCCATGGGTGAAGGCCTCCTGTTGCTGGGCATCGCCACAGTGGCCACCGTGATTCCTGTGATCGGGATTTTTTATGGCATTCAATTGCTGGGCACTTCCCAGACCGCCATCCTGTCCACATTGGAACCCGTATTCACTTTGCTGCTCGGGTTTGTACTGCTGAAAGAAACCCTGGAACCTGTGCAGCTTCTGGGCGGAGCACTGGTCTTGATTTCGGTGATCACTTTGCAACTCAGACAGGCCTACCTGAGGTCCAGAGCTGTCAAAGTATCCTGA
- a CDS encoding MOSC domain-containing protein — protein sequence MHPQVIAVHQSSTHTFSKFLRPHIMLLEGLGIDGDAHQGTTVKHRSRVARDPSQPNLRQVHLMHAELHDELLARGFDVKPGDLGENITTRGVDLLGLPTGTQLKIGDSALVEITGLRNPCLQIDAFQKGLMQAVLDHDGQGNLIRKAGVMGIVLQSGLVKSGDSITVFFPELPHHPLQPV from the coding sequence ATGCATCCACAAGTCATTGCGGTTCACCAGAGCTCAACCCACACTTTTTCCAAATTTTTGCGGCCCCACATCATGTTGCTGGAAGGCCTCGGGATCGATGGAGATGCCCATCAGGGCACCACTGTCAAGCACAGGTCCAGAGTGGCCAGAGACCCTTCTCAACCCAACCTGAGGCAAGTGCACCTGATGCACGCAGAGTTGCACGATGAATTGCTTGCTCGGGGCTTTGATGTCAAGCCCGGCGACTTGGGTGAAAACATCACCACAAGGGGTGTAGATTTGCTGGGGTTGCCCACAGGAACCCAGCTCAAAATCGGAGATTCAGCCCTGGTGGAAATCACAGGGCTCAGGAATCCATGCCTGCAAATTGATGCTTTTCAGAAAGGTTTGATGCAAGCCGTACTGGACCATGACGGTCAGGGCAACCTGATTCGCAAAGCAGGGGTGATGGGGATTGTCTTGCAAAGTGGCCTTGTGAAATCTGGAGATTCCATCACGGTCTTTTTTCCTGAACTGCCCCACCATCCGCTGCAACCTGTTTGA
- a CDS encoding ABC transporter ATP-binding protein has product MRDVHQQHYFLERYQGSKPLQTFFFLYEGQGTRLFWSFVLYVIKVSPAVLLPIITARVIDLITTRGPLEQLWMWALVIFVLLLQNIPNHYLHVRYLSMATRTMETRLRSAICRHLQHLSIGFYNRTSAGSLQNKVLRDVEAIEQLTRILFDSGLGALVFIVVALVTTAIRAPEFILFYVVTVPAAALLVRSMRGALSDHNSAFRKELEAMSARIMEMTSLIPITRAHGLEDQELEKVSHTLDRVRTAGVGLDSINAMFNAVAWVTFNVFNMGCLIVAAYVYYVQLLPITVGDVVMLSGFFASLTNSVIGLINLVPQMSKGLEAIRSIGEVLESPDLEHNAGKSVVKAVKGEFAFQDVGFQYPEEDQHAIRHFNLTVKAGETVALVGPSGSGKSTILSLVIGFNRATSGQILLDGKNMEGLDLRTYRQFLSVVPQESLLFEGSIRDNVTYGLGRVEEDRLMQALKDANAWEFIERLPYGLDTRVGEKGARLSGGQKQRLAIARALIRNPRVLILDEATSALDTESEALIQEALERLMKGRTTFVVAHRLSTVRNADRIVVLAQGKIEEIGPHEQLLEQQGLYAQLYQRQAGLSQVH; this is encoded by the coding sequence ATGCGAGATGTCCACCAGCAACACTATTTTCTGGAACGCTATCAGGGGTCGAAGCCCCTGCAGACTTTTTTCTTTCTGTACGAGGGACAGGGCACAAGACTCTTCTGGTCTTTTGTGCTGTACGTCATCAAGGTCAGCCCAGCGGTGCTTTTGCCGATCATCACTGCCAGAGTGATCGACCTGATCACCACCAGAGGGCCATTGGAGCAGTTGTGGATGTGGGCTCTGGTGATTTTTGTTTTGCTGCTTCAAAACATACCCAACCATTACCTGCACGTCCGTTACCTCAGCATGGCCACGCGCACCATGGAAACCCGGTTGCGGTCAGCGATTTGCAGGCACCTGCAGCACCTGTCGATTGGTTTTTACAACCGGACCAGTGCGGGCTCATTGCAGAACAAGGTGCTCAGGGATGTGGAAGCCATCGAGCAACTGACCCGCATTCTGTTTGACAGTGGACTCGGGGCATTGGTGTTCATTGTGGTGGCTCTGGTGACCACAGCGATCCGCGCTCCCGAGTTCATTTTGTTTTATGTGGTGACGGTGCCCGCTGCTGCTTTGCTGGTGCGGTCCATGCGAGGTGCCTTGAGCGACCACAACAGCGCTTTCCGAAAAGAACTTGAAGCCATGAGTGCCCGGATCATGGAAATGACCAGTCTGATTCCCATCACCCGAGCCCACGGATTGGAAGATCAGGAACTGGAAAAGGTTTCTCACACGCTGGACAGGGTCCGTACAGCAGGTGTGGGCCTCGATTCCATCAATGCCATGTTCAATGCGGTGGCTTGGGTGACTTTCAACGTGTTCAACATGGGCTGTTTGATTGTGGCAGCTTACGTGTATTATGTTCAGCTTCTTCCCATCACAGTGGGCGATGTGGTGATGCTGTCGGGGTTTTTCGCCAGTTTGACCAACTCGGTGATTGGCCTGATCAATCTGGTTCCCCAGATGTCCAAAGGTCTGGAGGCCATCCGCTCCATTGGTGAAGTGCTGGAGAGCCCCGATCTGGAACACAATGCAGGCAAATCTGTGGTGAAGGCTGTCAAAGGGGAGTTTGCTTTTCAGGACGTTGGATTTCAGTATCCAGAGGAAGATCAGCATGCCATCCGCCACTTCAATTTGACGGTCAAAGCAGGGGAGACGGTGGCTCTGGTGGGTCCCAGCGGTTCAGGGAAATCCACCATTCTGAGTCTGGTGATCGGCTTCAACCGGGCCACCAGTGGACAGATTCTGCTGGACGGCAAAAACATGGAAGGTCTGGATTTGCGCACCTATCGTCAGTTTCTTTCGGTGGTGCCTCAAGAATCCCTGTTGTTTGAAGGCTCCATCCGGGACAATGTGACTTATGGTTTGGGCCGTGTGGAAGAAGACCGCCTGATGCAAGCGCTGAAAGATGCCAATGCCTGGGAGTTCATCGAGCGACTGCCTTATGGTCTGGACACCCGGGTGGGTGAAAAGGGAGCCAGACTTTCAGGAGGTCAGAAACAACGTCTGGCGATTGCACGTGCACTCATCCGCAATCCCAGAGTGCTGATCCTCGATGAGGCCACTTCTGCACTGGACACCGAAAGTGAAGCCCTGATTCAGGAGGCTCTGGAACGCTTGATGAAGGGACGCACCACTTTTGTGGTGGCCCACCGCCTGTCCACCGTTCGTAATGCAGACCGCATTGTGGTGCTGGCTCAGGGCAAAATTGAAGAGATTGGTCCTCACGAGCAATTGCTGGAACAGCAAGGCCTTTATGCCCAGCTGTACCAGAGACAGGCTGGTCTGTCGCAAGTCCACTGA
- a CDS encoding cellulase family glycosylhydrolase: protein MPRYGFNFQWMYSGEYSQQPLEPDTRALDFMQQFGFDFARIPVNYFFFTKDFDYFNPDEEVLAYLDRYLAACQQRDIHMSLNLHRAPGYCINYNHLEKHNLWQDQIAQDAFVFLWEGFARRYKGVPSSQLSFDLLNEPPEIGQYGMTREIHENLMRRTVAAIRAIDPQREIVVDGLGGGNIAMPELADLGVIHSGRGYQPMTVSHYRAEWWDGSKGMPMPTYPECEWDGKVWNIDTLREYYRPWQEIREKGVQVHIGEFGCYRYTPNDVALRWFRDLFQVYRELGWGFALWEFKGNFGIAEHNRPGVVYEDFHGYKIDRELLDLMLESRVQPVEL from the coding sequence ATGCCCCGTTATGGTTTCAACTTCCAGTGGATGTATTCCGGAGAGTACAGCCAGCAGCCTTTAGAACCCGACACCCGAGCCCTCGATTTCATGCAGCAATTCGGGTTTGATTTTGCCCGAATACCAGTGAACTACTTTTTCTTCACCAAGGATTTTGACTACTTCAATCCAGATGAAGAAGTGTTGGCCTATCTGGACCGCTATTTGGCAGCCTGTCAGCAGCGCGACATTCACATGAGCCTCAACCTGCACCGTGCTCCCGGTTACTGCATCAACTACAACCATCTGGAAAAACACAACCTCTGGCAGGACCAGATTGCACAGGATGCTTTTGTGTTTCTGTGGGAAGGGTTCGCACGTCGGTACAAAGGTGTACCCAGCAGTCAGCTCAGCTTTGATTTGCTCAATGAACCACCAGAGATCGGACAATATGGCATGACCCGCGAGATCCACGAAAACCTGATGCGTCGGACCGTGGCCGCCATTCGGGCCATTGATCCACAGCGTGAAATTGTGGTGGATGGATTGGGTGGGGGCAACATCGCCATGCCAGAGTTGGCAGACCTTGGAGTGATCCATTCTGGGCGTGGTTATCAACCCATGACGGTTTCTCACTACCGTGCCGAGTGGTGGGATGGCTCAAAAGGCATGCCCATGCCCACCTACCCCGAGTGTGAGTGGGATGGAAAAGTGTGGAACATTGACACTTTGCGTGAATACTACCGCCCCTGGCAAGAGATTCGGGAAAAAGGTGTTCAGGTGCACATCGGAGAGTTCGGTTGCTACCGGTACACACCCAATGATGTGGCCCTCAGGTGGTTCAGGGATTTGTTTCAGGTTTACCGCGAGTTGGGCTGGGGTTTTGCCCTCTGGGAATTCAAAGGCAATTTCGGCATTGCAGAACACAACCGTCCGGGAGTGGTTTACGAAGACTTCCATGGCTACAAGATTGATCGTGAATTGCTGGACTTGATGCTGGAAAGCCGCGTTCAACCTGTTGAGCTCTAA
- a CDS encoding Ig-like domain-containing protein: MIKNVARMSSLVLTGALILAACTPAAPKPEVASIVLTPDAPKITVGGTQPFTAVAKDKDGKTISGVSFAYTSSDTSKATINGSGVATGVGVGTSKITAKAGSKTSNEVTLTVEASPVTSIQVSAPVATVEEGKTIAFTAVSKDKDGQVVADANVQWISDNAAVATVDANGLLTAVKAGTANISAKLGDVTSNTVAVTVTPKPTNTVFDFESDAQGWGPVTAGTATAVSSAEYATSGTKSLKLTISAEGWMGADFAELKDFTGKTKIVYDIKTTDAATNTMTFVLKEGDQGRWCETKPDSWLNAGETQTVTLDVTVNFQCYDPPETRKVNLAQVKGFYLYMKAGTFYIDNVRFE, translated from the coding sequence ATGATCAAGAACGTTGCCCGCATGTCTTCGCTTGTCCTGACTGGTGCCCTCATTCTGGCCGCTTGCACTCCAGCAGCACCCAAACCTGAAGTGGCCAGCATTGTGCTGACCCCGGATGCTCCAAAAATCACTGTTGGAGGCACACAACCCTTCACTGCCGTGGCTAAAGACAAGGATGGGAAAACCATCTCTGGGGTGTCTTTTGCATACACCTCTTCAGACACCAGCAAAGCCACCATCAATGGTTCAGGTGTGGCCACCGGGGTAGGGGTTGGAACGAGCAAGATCACTGCCAAAGCGGGAAGCAAAACCAGCAACGAAGTGACCCTGACTGTTGAAGCATCTCCTGTGACCAGCATTCAGGTATCCGCCCCTGTTGCCACTGTTGAAGAAGGCAAAACCATTGCTTTCACTGCTGTCTCCAAAGACAAAGACGGTCAAGTGGTTGCAGATGCCAATGTGCAATGGATCTCAGACAATGCTGCTGTGGCCACTGTGGATGCCAATGGTCTGCTGACCGCAGTGAAGGCTGGAACTGCCAACATCAGTGCCAAATTGGGCGACGTCACCAGCAACACTGTGGCTGTCACAGTGACTCCGAAACCCACGAATACGGTGTTTGATTTCGAATCTGATGCTCAGGGTTGGGGACCTGTCACTGCTGGTACTGCAACAGCGGTGTCTTCTGCAGAGTATGCCACTTCTGGAACCAAAAGCCTCAAATTGACCATTTCTGCTGAAGGCTGGATGGGTGCAGATTTTGCAGAGCTTAAAGATTTCACTGGAAAAACCAAAATTGTTTATGACATCAAAACCACAGATGCTGCCACCAACACCATGACTTTTGTGTTGAAGGAAGGCGATCAAGGTCGTTGGTGTGAAACAAAACCAGACTCTTGGTTGAATGCAGGTGAAACCCAAACAGTGACTCTGGATGTAACAGTCAATTTCCAGTGCTATGATCCACCCGAAACCCGCAAAGTCAATTTGGCTCAAGTCAAAGGGTTCTATCTGTACATGAAAGCAGGAACCTTCTACATCGACAACGTCAGATTCGAGTGA
- a CDS encoding DUF5060 domain-containing protein, which produces MRLKLPFKLVCISFALVSGAFAQTLDSFESASSSWRPGLAPTYSDSSALSTAISTQYVTDGSQSLELKLDKNDKPKATFFVEKPTNLDGATTLSVDVFNPGVAGSVALALSTGGGWEWFESEAIPLKEGQQTIQFDLTSDRYKSAKNNWNYGVRIANQNKTERVALLFFPNKAGSVFIDNLRAGTGNVAITTSTSSEPEPVAQQASTATQSATSATTPASAQVQTGTALSIQGVQTAKVLQGIELTLQTDAVFANPYDPNQADMMVQFTAPSGKTVQVPAFYYQDFDLETVQPKGKPVWKVRYTPLEAGDYTVQASLKQGSVQSAPVKLTAQANPTAKGFIRVDPENPRYFSHENGDFFLPIGLNIAWSTGQGKQVLDDYRRWFDRFAANGGNFARIWMAPWGFSLEWKDTGLGNYKNRMQQAFLLDQVFKMAEERGIQILLCVLNHGQFSATINPEWDDNPYNVKNGGMLNRPEEFVSNEQAKALFKQRMRYIAARYSYSPNLFAWEWWNEVNWTPISDLDLRVWIPEMNNYLLSLDPNKRMISNSHASGTSTSIWNMPELSFSQQHDYSGRDAGRFLYPNFNDMADLSPNKPVLLAEIGYAAAGTDDLPISRDEIQLHNALWSGPLSGFASTGMYWWWDNFIDPKNHWTHFKGVADFFAGEDLSAMSRQRPATNDLLGTVALGMQNDNRALVWVRNNQYEPGTVIKLINEAIINGTFNDQWKFVPEPVTDLEVTVNGLKDGPYQVKFYDPQTNQWLNTENVMASGGSVLVKINSLSKDLAFKIVAVQ; this is translated from the coding sequence ATGCGTCTGAAATTGCCCTTCAAGCTGGTCTGCATCTCCTTTGCCCTTGTTTCCGGGGCTTTCGCTCAAACCCTTGACAGTTTTGAAAGTGCATCAAGCAGTTGGCGGCCTGGACTGGCTCCGACTTACTCAGACAGCAGTGCTTTGTCCACAGCCATCAGCACCCAATACGTGACAGATGGATCCCAGAGCCTTGAGCTCAAGCTGGACAAAAACGACAAGCCCAAAGCCACCTTTTTTGTGGAGAAACCCACCAATCTGGATGGAGCCACCACCCTTTCTGTGGATGTTTTCAACCCGGGTGTTGCAGGGAGTGTGGCTCTGGCCCTCAGCACAGGGGGGGGTTGGGAGTGGTTTGAGTCTGAAGCCATCCCTTTGAAGGAAGGGCAACAAACCATCCAGTTTGACCTTACCAGTGACCGGTACAAAAGTGCCAAAAACAACTGGAATTATGGGGTCAGGATTGCCAACCAGAACAAGACAGAGCGTGTTGCTTTGCTCTTTTTCCCGAACAAAGCAGGCAGTGTGTTCATTGACAACCTGAGGGCTGGGACGGGGAATGTTGCCATCACCACGTCCACCTCATCAGAGCCAGAACCTGTGGCTCAGCAGGCTTCAACAGCAACCCAGAGTGCAACCTCGGCAACCACCCCTGCTTCTGCGCAGGTTCAGACCGGAACCGCATTGTCCATCCAAGGCGTCCAGACGGCAAAGGTTTTGCAGGGTATCGAGCTGACCCTGCAAACAGATGCAGTGTTTGCAAACCCCTATGACCCCAATCAGGCGGACATGATGGTACAGTTCACAGCTCCCTCTGGGAAAACCGTACAGGTTCCAGCTTTTTACTATCAGGATTTTGATCTGGAAACCGTGCAACCCAAAGGCAAACCGGTCTGGAAAGTTCGGTACACTCCGCTTGAAGCTGGCGATTACACAGTTCAAGCCAGTCTGAAACAGGGAAGTGTTCAGAGTGCCCCTGTGAAATTGACTGCACAGGCGAATCCCACGGCAAAAGGCTTCATCCGGGTGGATCCAGAGAATCCACGGTACTTCAGCCATGAGAACGGGGATTTCTTTCTTCCCATTGGCTTGAACATTGCATGGTCCACCGGGCAAGGCAAGCAGGTGCTGGACGATTACCGCCGCTGGTTTGATCGGTTTGCAGCCAATGGAGGGAACTTTGCTCGCATCTGGATGGCCCCCTGGGGTTTCAGCCTGGAGTGGAAGGACACCGGCCTGGGCAATTACAAGAACCGCATGCAGCAAGCGTTCTTGCTGGATCAAGTCTTCAAAATGGCCGAAGAAAGGGGCATCCAGATCCTGCTGTGTGTCCTGAACCACGGGCAATTTTCAGCCACCATCAATCCAGAGTGGGATGACAACCCGTACAACGTGAAAAACGGTGGCATGCTCAACCGTCCAGAGGAGTTTGTCAGCAACGAGCAGGCCAAAGCCCTGTTCAAACAACGGATGCGTTACATTGCTGCCCGTTACAGCTACAGCCCCAACCTGTTTGCATGGGAATGGTGGAACGAAGTCAACTGGACCCCCATCAGCGATCTGGATTTGCGGGTCTGGATCCCCGAGATGAACAACTACCTGCTGTCTCTGGACCCCAACAAACGCATGATTTCCAACAGCCATGCTTCTGGTACATCCACCAGCATCTGGAACATGCCTGAGCTGAGTTTCAGCCAGCAACACGATTACTCCGGCCGGGATGCAGGCCGTTTCCTCTACCCCAACTTCAATGACATGGCAGATTTGTCTCCCAACAAACCTGTGCTTTTGGCCGAAATAGGCTATGCTGCTGCAGGCACCGACGATCTGCCCATCAGTCGAGATGAAATTCAGTTGCACAATGCGCTCTGGTCGGGTCCCCTCTCGGGCTTTGCCAGCACTGGCATGTACTGGTGGTGGGACAATTTCATTGATCCCAAAAACCACTGGACCCACTTCAAAGGGGTGGCCGATTTCTTTGCAGGAGAAGACCTTTCTGCGATGAGCAGACAACGACCTGCCACCAATGACCTGCTGGGCACTGTGGCACTGGGGATGCAAAACGACAACCGTGCTCTGGTGTGGGTGCGCAACAACCAGTATGAGCCCGGAACCGTCATCAAACTGATCAACGAAGCCATCATCAATGGGACCTTCAACGACCAGTGGAAGTTTGTGCCAGAGCCAGTCACCGATCTGGAAGTCACCGTCAATGGTCTCAAAGATGGACCTTATCAGGTGAAGTTCTACGACCCCCAAACCAACCAGTGGTTGAACACCGAGAATGTCATGGCCTCTGGTGGCAGTGTGCTGGTCAAAATCAACAGCCTGAGTAAGGATCTGGCCTTCAAAATCGTTGCTGTGCAGTGA
- a CDS encoding carbohydrate ABC transporter permease has translation MVGEKPNVLIQQLIRLPFYLLALFVVLPYYWMVLGAFKPLPELVKNPPTFIVENPTLDNFYNPRWNPDEFNPNEVQGFFQRFQDYNLPLGMGTFFLNSMFVTVAITVLTVLIASAVAYVLVKHPFPGNKLVFWLIIGSMMLPWQVTLIPGFLIVKDLGWMNTFWALIIPALANAYTVFFLRQSIAQMPEELFDAARIDGAGELRIWWQIVLPLLRPAIAAMAIFIALANWNNFLWPLIVLESPSTYTLPMIIKELSINSNDPRGAGVVMVATLLSSIPAFIFFLFFQRQFVQGIAVGAVKG, from the coding sequence ATGGTCGGCGAAAAACCCAATGTGCTCATCCAACAACTCATCCGTCTGCCCTTCTACCTGCTGGCCCTGTTCGTCGTGCTGCCTTATTACTGGATGGTGCTTGGCGCTTTCAAACCCCTGCCAGAGCTGGTCAAAAACCCGCCCACGTTCATTGTTGAAAATCCCACTCTGGACAATTTCTACAACCCTCGCTGGAACCCGGACGAGTTCAACCCCAATGAAGTGCAAGGCTTCTTCCAGCGCTTTCAGGACTACAATCTGCCTCTGGGCATGGGCACTTTCTTCTTGAACAGCATGTTCGTGACTGTGGCCATCACTGTTCTGACCGTTCTCATCGCTTCTGCCGTCGCTTATGTGCTGGTCAAGCACCCTTTTCCGGGCAACAAGCTGGTGTTCTGGTTGATCATTGGCTCCATGATGCTTCCCTGGCAGGTCACGCTGATTCCTGGATTCTTGATCGTCAAGGATCTCGGTTGGATGAACACCTTCTGGGCTTTGATCATCCCGGCACTGGCCAATGCCTATACGGTGTTCTTTCTGAGGCAGTCGATTGCCCAGATGCCTGAGGAATTGTTTGATGCTGCCCGCATTGACGGAGCTGGTGAACTGCGCATCTGGTGGCAAATTGTGCTCCCTTTGCTGCGTCCTGCCATTGCTGCCATGGCCATCTTCATTGCTCTGGCCAACTGGAACAACTTCCTCTGGCCTCTGATTGTGCTGGAGTCTCCCTCCACCTACACCCTGCCCATGATCATCAAAGAGTTGTCCATCAACAGCAACGATCCCCGTGGTGCTGGTGTGGTGATGGTGGCAACCCTGCTTTCTTCCATCCCTGCGTTCATCTTCTTCCTGTTCTTCCAGCGCCAGTTCGTTCAAGGCATCGCTGTCGGTGCGGTGAAAGGTTAA